In Bacillus sp. Marseille-Q1617, a genomic segment contains:
- a CDS encoding ABC transporter substrate-binding protein — protein sequence MKKKLRMLFIFSVLAVMLFTTACSNSESEKPKEDGSDDGKSSGPVEINFWHAMSGAGQEVLDGIVADFNNSQDKYKVNAEFQGTYEESLTKLRSVGGTENAPAITQVFEVGTKYMIESGFIEPMQTFIDKDNYDVSQLEENILNYYTVDGKLYSMPFNSSTPVMIYNKDAFKEAGLDPESPPQTFEEVKAAAEKLTKKDERFGFSMLTYGWFFEQLVATQGGLYVNEENGREGDATEAVFNGEEGLRVFKFLDDMNKAGTFGNYGTNWDDIRAAFQTGKVAMYLDSSAGVANAINSSPFEVGVAFIPYPEEVERQGVAIGGASLWMSKGISEEKQEAAWEFMKYLQTPESQAKWHIGTGYFAINPAAYDEDIVKQEWEKYPQFKVTVEQLQQTKPSVATQGALISVFPESRQQVVTALENLYQGTDPQEALDQAVEGTNRAIEIANKTKQ from the coding sequence ATGAAAAAGAAACTGAGGATGCTGTTCATTTTTAGTGTGCTGGCTGTCATGCTTTTCACGACGGCCTGCTCGAACAGTGAAAGTGAAAAGCCGAAAGAAGACGGTTCAGATGATGGAAAGAGTTCGGGACCAGTGGAGATCAACTTCTGGCATGCCATGTCAGGTGCCGGACAGGAAGTGCTTGATGGGATCGTTGCTGATTTCAACAACTCTCAGGATAAGTACAAAGTAAACGCGGAATTCCAGGGGACCTATGAAGAGTCTCTGACAAAACTGAGGAGTGTCGGCGGTACCGAGAATGCTCCTGCGATCACCCAGGTGTTTGAAGTCGGGACGAAGTACATGATCGAGAGCGGCTTCATCGAACCGATGCAGACGTTCATCGATAAGGATAATTATGACGTCTCACAGCTTGAGGAGAATATCCTGAATTACTATACGGTGGATGGAAAGCTTTATTCCATGCCGTTCAACTCCTCCACACCGGTGATGATCTACAACAAGGACGCCTTCAAAGAAGCGGGGCTCGACCCTGAAAGTCCACCTCAAACCTTTGAAGAAGTAAAAGCCGCTGCTGAAAAATTGACGAAAAAAGATGAGCGTTTCGGCTTCTCCATGCTCACATACGGCTGGTTCTTTGAACAGCTGGTTGCCACACAAGGCGGGTTGTATGTAAATGAAGAAAACGGCCGTGAAGGAGATGCGACAGAAGCAGTCTTCAACGGGGAAGAAGGGCTGCGCGTCTTCAAGTTCCTCGATGACATGAACAAAGCCGGTACATTCGGAAACTACGGAACTAACTGGGATGACATCCGTGCTGCTTTCCAAACCGGGAAAGTCGCCATGTACCTCGACTCATCCGCAGGTGTAGCCAACGCGATCAATAGCTCCCCGTTCGAAGTGGGCGTAGCGTTCATTCCGTATCCTGAGGAAGTGGAGCGCCAGGGAGTCGCCATCGGCGGAGCGTCCCTATGGATGTCAAAAGGGATCTCTGAAGAAAAGCAGGAAGCCGCTTGGGAATTCATGAAGTACCTGCAAACACCGGAAAGCCAGGCGAAATGGCATATCGGAACAGGCTACTTCGCGATCAACCCGGCTGCTTATGATGAAGACATCGTGAAGCAGGAGTGGGAGAAGTACCCTCAGTTTAAAGTGACCGTTGAACAGCTTCAGCAGACGAAACCTTCTGTTGCCACTCAAGGAGCACTGATATCTGTCTTCCCTGAATCCCGTCAGCAGGTGGTAACGGCACTTGAGAATCTGTACCAGGGAACCGATCCACAGGAAGCATTGGATCAGGCCGTGGAAGGGACGAATCGGGCGATTGAGATAGCGAATAAGACGAAGCAGTAA